The Pyrus communis chromosome 2, drPyrComm1.1, whole genome shotgun sequence genome includes a window with the following:
- the LOC137726183 gene encoding organic cation/carnitine transporter 3-like has protein sequence MADSTPLLSEPNSAEPETPLLHKHLPSLDSIIERCIGDFGWAQFLQAILVAFSWFFDAQQTFIAVFTDSVPTWHCTHLTELPNSCNSASNICQLPQNSWAWDRAKHTSIISEWGLECSSSLITGLPASAFFIGCLIGGLTLASLADTSLGRKNMLFLSCLIMSLSTFLTAFSTNIWMYSVLRFITGFARATIGTSALVLSTELVGNRWRGQVGVMGFFCFTLGFLSLPTIAYAHRAHSWRTLYFWTSIPTLLYSITVHFLVRESPRWLFVRGRKEDAIETLKYIAPVNSTTTKTALTSSFISSLSFEHETGNVDLYSAINALVKRKWAFRRLSAVMAIGCGIGMVYYGMPLALGSLEFDLYLGVTLNALSELPASLIALFFIDKMNRKTSILVYTVLSGFCSIMSVLKGIHPIWTGLQIGFELVSFFSACLAFNVLLLFTIELFPTCVRNSALSMVRQAVVLGGVFSPMLAAAGRDNGGFLSYGVFGVVIGVCGWFVVCLPETRGRGICDTMDEEEYKETAACNAVGDHV, from the coding sequence ATGGCCGATTCAACCCCTCTTCTCTCCGAACCAAACTCGGCTGAGCCAGAAACCCCTCTGCTCCACAAACACCTCCCATCCCTCGACTCCATCATCGAGCGGTGCATCGGAGATTTTGGATGGGCCCAATTTCTCCAAGCCATCCTCGTAGCATTCTCATGGTTCTTTGATGCCCAACAAACATTCATCGCTGTCTTCACTGACTCTGTGCCAACATGGCACTGCACCCACCTCACTGAGCTACCCAACTCATGCAACTCAGCCTCCAACATTTGTCAACTTCCTCAAAACTCATGGGCCTGGGACAGGGCCAAACACACTTCCATCATCTCCGAATGGGGCCTCGAGTGCTCGTCGTCACTCATCACGGGACTGCCGGCCTCAGCCTTCTTCATAGGCTGTTTAATTGGCGGGCTGACCCTGGCCTCACTTGCTGACACCTCACTAGGTCGCAAAAACATGCTCTTTCTCTCATGTCTCATCATGTCTTTATCCACCTTCCTCACTGCCTTTTCCACCAACATATGGATGTACTCCGTCCTCCGATTCATCACCGGGTTTGCCCGTGCCACCATCGGTACTTCCGCCCTTGTCTTATCCACAGAGCTCGTCGGAAATCGTTGGCGGGGTCAGGTTGGTGTTATGGGATTCTTCTGCTTCACTCTAGGGTTTCTCTCCCTCCCAACTATAGCATACGCTCATAGAGCTCACTCATGGAGAACACTCTATTTTTGGACCTCAATCCCCACATTATTGTACTCGATAACGGTTCATTTTTTGGTTCGTGAGTCACCAAGATGGCTCTTCGTGCGAGGTCGAAAAGAAGACGCAATTGAAACCCTAAAATACATTGCACCCGTCAATAGTACTACAACCAAAACAGCACTTACCTCGAGCTTTATTTCGAGCTTGTCCTTTGAGCATGAAACAGGGAACGTCGATCTCTACTCTGCAATCAACGCTTTGGTGAAGCGAAAATGGGCTTTTCGGAGATTGTCCGCGGTTATGGCAATCGGCTGTGGTATCGGAATGGTGTATTATGGCATGCCATTAGCTTTGGGAAGCTTGGAATTCGATCTCTACTTAGGCGTCACACTCAACGCCTTGTCCGAATTGCCAGCTTCATTAATCGCATTATTTTTCATCGACAAAATGAACAGAAAAACCTCAATCTTGGTTTACACTGTTCTTAGTGGGTTCTGTAGCATCATGTCCGTGTTAAAAGGTATCCATCCGATATGGACAGGGTTGCAAATAGGGTTCGAGCTGGTGTCTTTTTTCAGCGCATGCTTGGCTTTCAATGTGTTGCTTCTATTTACAATTGAGCTATTTCCCACTTGCGTGAGGAACTCGGCTCTTTCGATGGTGAGGCAGGCGGTGGTGTTAGGAGGCGTTTTTAGTCCCATGCTGGCGGCCGCGGGGAGAGACAACGGTGGGTTCTTGTCGTATGGAGTGTTTGGGGTTGTGATTGGGGTTTGTGGGTGGTTTGTGGTTTGTTTGCCAGAGACAAGAGGGAGAGGAATTTGTGATACGATGGATGAAGAAGAGTACAAAGAGACAGCTGCTTGTAATGCGGTTGGTGATCATGTCTAG
- the LOC137726761 gene encoding malate dehydrogenase-like isoform X2, which translates to MENIVALLQKMENMNVVLVQKSLVVLFTIAFFWKLVKYMWSFLSMEKDPVIVLVTGAAGQIGYAIVPMIARGVMLGPDQPVILHMLDIEPAAEALNGVKMELIDAAFPLLKGVVATTDAQEACKDVNIAVMVGGFPRKEGMERKDVMSKNVSIYKAQASALEKHAASDVKVLVVANPANTNALILKEYAPKIPEKNITCLTRLDHNRALGQISEKLNVHVGDVKNVIIWGNHSSTQYPDVNHATVTTSSGEKPVRELVANDQWLNTEFITTVQQRGAAIIKARKLSSALSAASSACDHIRDWVLGTPKGTWVSMGVYSDGSYGIQQGLIYSFPVTCDKGQWSIVQGLKIGDFSRGKLDATAKELIEEKTLAYSCLN; encoded by the exons ATGGAGAATATTGTAGCACTGCTTCAGAAAATGGAGAATATGAATGTGGTACTGGTTCAGAAAAGTTTGGTTGTTCTGTTCACTATTGCCTTCTTTTGGAAGCTCGTAAAATACATGTGGAGCTTCTTGAGTATGGAGAAGGATCCTGTGATTGTTTTGGTCACTGGTGCTGCAG GGCAAATAGGGTATGCTATTGTTCCGATGATTGCGAGGGGGGTCATGCTAGGCCCTGACCAACCTGTAATTCTGCACATGCTTGATATTGAACCAGCAGCTGAAGCCTTGAATGGGGTGAAAATGGAACTAATTGATGCTGCCTTTCCTCTTCTCAAAG GTGTTGTTGCTACAACAGATGCTCAGGAAGCTTGTAAAGATGTCAATATTGCAGTTATGGTCGGCGGATTCCCACGGAAGGAAGGTATGGAAAGGAAGGATGTGATGTCAAAAAATGTATCAATCTACAAGGCTCAAGCTTCAGCACTAGAAAAGCATGCCGCTTCAGATGTCAAG GTTCTAGTGGTTGCGAACCCAGCAAACACTAATGCACTCATCTTGAAAGAATATGCACCTAAAATCCCAGAGAAGAACATCACATGTCTTACAAGATTAGATCATAACAGAGCTTTGGGACAAATCTCCGAGAAGCTAAATGTTCATGTTGGTGATGTAAAGAATGTTATCATCTGGGGAAATCACTCTTCAACTCAGTATCCTGATGTCAATCATGCAACTGTCACCACTAGCAGCGGAGAGAAACCTGTCAGGGAACTTGTGGCTAATGATCAATG gttaAATACCGAGTTCATCACCACTGTGCAGCAGCGCGGTGCAGCCATTATTAAGGCTCGGAAGCTATCCAGTGCATTGTCTGCTGCCAGTTCTGCTTGTGATCACATACGTGATTGGGTTCTTGGGACTCCTAAG GGGACATGGGTTTCAATGGGTGTGTACTCTGATGGTTCTTATGGAATCCAGCAAGGCCTAATCTACTCCTTCCCTGTTACATGTGATAAAGGACAATGGTCAATTGTGCAGG GACTCAAGATTGGCGATTTCTCAAGGGGAAAGCTAGATGCAACTGCAAAAGAGCTCATCGAGGAGAAAACATTGGCCTATTCATGTCTCAATTAA
- the LOC137726761 gene encoding malate dehydrogenase-like isoform X1, whose protein sequence is MAKNPVRVLVTGAAGQIGYAIVPMIARGVMLGPDQPVILHMLDIEPAAEALNGVKMELIDAAFPLLKGVVATTDAQEACKDVNIAVMVGGFPRKEGMERKDVMSKNVSIYKAQASALEKHAASDVKVLVVANPANTNALILKEYAPKIPEKNITCLTRLDHNRALGQISEKLNVHVGDVKNVIIWGNHSSTQYPDVNHATVTTSSGEKPVRELVANDQWLNTEFITTVQQRGAAIIKARKLSSALSAASSACDHIRDWVLGTPKGTWVSMGVYSDGSYGIQQGLIYSFPVTCDKGQWSIVQGLKIGDFSRGKLDATAKELIEEKTLAYSCLN, encoded by the exons GGCAAATAGGGTATGCTATTGTTCCGATGATTGCGAGGGGGGTCATGCTAGGCCCTGACCAACCTGTAATTCTGCACATGCTTGATATTGAACCAGCAGCTGAAGCCTTGAATGGGGTGAAAATGGAACTAATTGATGCTGCCTTTCCTCTTCTCAAAG GTGTTGTTGCTACAACAGATGCTCAGGAAGCTTGTAAAGATGTCAATATTGCAGTTATGGTCGGCGGATTCCCACGGAAGGAAGGTATGGAAAGGAAGGATGTGATGTCAAAAAATGTATCAATCTACAAGGCTCAAGCTTCAGCACTAGAAAAGCATGCCGCTTCAGATGTCAAG GTTCTAGTGGTTGCGAACCCAGCAAACACTAATGCACTCATCTTGAAAGAATATGCACCTAAAATCCCAGAGAAGAACATCACATGTCTTACAAGATTAGATCATAACAGAGCTTTGGGACAAATCTCCGAGAAGCTAAATGTTCATGTTGGTGATGTAAAGAATGTTATCATCTGGGGAAATCACTCTTCAACTCAGTATCCTGATGTCAATCATGCAACTGTCACCACTAGCAGCGGAGAGAAACCTGTCAGGGAACTTGTGGCTAATGATCAATG gttaAATACCGAGTTCATCACCACTGTGCAGCAGCGCGGTGCAGCCATTATTAAGGCTCGGAAGCTATCCAGTGCATTGTCTGCTGCCAGTTCTGCTTGTGATCACATACGTGATTGGGTTCTTGGGACTCCTAAG GGGACATGGGTTTCAATGGGTGTGTACTCTGATGGTTCTTATGGAATCCAGCAAGGCCTAATCTACTCCTTCCCTGTTACATGTGATAAAGGACAATGGTCAATTGTGCAGG GACTCAAGATTGGCGATTTCTCAAGGGGAAAGCTAGATGCAACTGCAAAAGAGCTCATCGAGGAGAAAACATTGGCCTATTCATGTCTCAATTAA